A window from Mixophyes fleayi isolate aMixFle1 chromosome 12, aMixFle1.hap1, whole genome shotgun sequence encodes these proteins:
- the LOC142108328 gene encoding olfactory receptor 6N1-like produces MGNVTIIVLVRIEPSLHTTMYFFISVLSILEIMFVSVTVPRLLSNLITANNIISFNGCFTQMYIFDSLGVTECYLLVVMAFDRHLAINKPLHYPAIMTHAFSIELAVLPWIMGFAIILVPAIITARLEFCGPNRIEHFFCDLAPLQNLSCSDPFISIICTSISAIFIDVFPLIIIIGLYANIIMTVLKIKSEEGKQKAFSTCTSHLIVTSLLYGTVMIVYIKPKGSHYDKYLAFMYTAFTPMINPFIYTFRNRDVKKVFRNSINRLIKQR; encoded by the coding sequence ATGGGGAACGTTACTATAATTGTTCTTGTCAGAATAGAACCTTCTCTTCAtactacaatgtatttttttattagtgtacTCTCTATTTTAGAAATTATGTTTGTGTCTGTCACTGTCCCCAGACTTTTATCCAATCTAATCACAGCTAATAATATTATATCTTTCAATGGATGTTTTACCCAAATGTACATCTTTGACTCCTTAGGTGTAACTGAATGTTATCTTCTTGTAGTAATGGCTTTTGACCGACACCTGGCTATTAACAAACCTTTACACTACCCAGCTATAATGACACATGCTTTTTCTATTGAGTTGGCTGTTTTACCGTGGATCATGGGATTTGCTATTATTTTAGTTCCCGCCATCATCACAGCACGCTTGGAATTCTGTGGCCCTAATAGGATCGAACACTTCTTCTGTGACTTGGCTCCTCTGCAGAACTTATCTTGTTCCGATCCCTTCATTAGCATTATATGTACAAGCATAAGCGCAATATTTATTGATGTTTTtcctttaattataattataggaCTCTATGCCAATATTATAATGACTGTTTTAAAGATCAAGAGTgaggagggaaaacagaaagccTTTTCTACATGTACATCTCATCTCATTGTAACCAGCCTACTTTATGGTACAGTCATGATTGTGTACATCAAACCTAAGGGAAGTCATTATGACAAGTATCTTGCTTTTATGTACACAGCATTCACACCTATGATTAACCCTTTTATTTATACCTTTAGAAACAGGGATGTGAAGAAAGTTTTCAGGAATTCAATAAACCGTCTTATAAAACAAAGGTAA